Proteins encoded together in one bacterium window:
- a CDS encoding cation:proton antiporter: protein MLDPADQIAAVLVMAGLFSFVNHRWLHLSDSIGLFLIAFASALSLIVLNRFAPGLGIGDWIDRSMTRLDFARTLLDLLLGMLLFGGVLHLNVRSMQIHWRAIAVLVVIGVPLSIVLIALALEGVLHFFVSDPPFVWLLVFAALITPTDPVAVLEVLKRMRLPSDFTAVLAGESLFNDGLGIFAFTSLLGVAVGTSGELGAVDLATDVLWESGGAIALGIAVGWVAQKMSLSVDDEGLLVLISFASIFAITRTAAQFHMSGPIAVVVFGLFITAHVNDRDTHRRATARFRTFWRINDSLLNTILFLLVGFTVTELGHLEPNGGWGTIIAFTLATVAAVVGVRFVVVWSLLLVLPVLGERVRPGMVALLSWGGLRGGIPIALALTIPDSGHDDALLLMAISVVAFSIVVQGLTIAPVARRVIGPEPSEAVDAQG from the coding sequence GTGCTCGATCCGGCCGATCAGATCGCCGCCGTTCTCGTAATGGCTGGGCTCTTCAGCTTCGTGAACCATCGATGGCTTCATCTGTCGGACTCGATCGGCCTCTTCCTGATCGCGTTCGCGAGCGCCCTCTCGCTCATCGTCCTCAATCGATTCGCGCCCGGGCTCGGGATCGGGGACTGGATCGATCGCAGCATGACGCGGCTCGACTTCGCCCGGACGCTCCTCGACCTGCTGCTCGGGATGCTGCTCTTCGGCGGGGTTCTCCACTTGAACGTCCGGTCGATGCAGATCCACTGGCGCGCGATCGCGGTGCTCGTCGTGATCGGCGTACCCCTGTCGATCGTGCTGATCGCCCTGGCGCTCGAAGGCGTGCTCCACTTCTTCGTTTCGGATCCGCCCTTCGTCTGGCTGCTCGTCTTCGCGGCGCTGATCACGCCGACGGATCCCGTCGCGGTGCTCGAGGTGCTGAAGCGAATGCGACTCCCGAGCGACTTCACCGCGGTGCTGGCGGGTGAGTCGCTCTTCAACGACGGCCTCGGCATCTTCGCGTTCACCAGCTTGTTGGGCGTGGCGGTCGGCACGAGCGGAGAGCTCGGCGCCGTCGACCTCGCGACGGACGTGCTCTGGGAGTCCGGCGGCGCGATCGCGCTGGGGATCGCCGTCGGCTGGGTCGCGCAGAAGATGTCCCTCTCGGTCGACGACGAGGGTCTGCTCGTCCTCATCTCCTTCGCTTCGATCTTCGCGATCACGCGGACGGCCGCGCAGTTCCACATGAGCGGCCCGATCGCGGTGGTCGTCTTCGGCCTCTTCATCACGGCCCACGTGAACGACCGCGACACTCACCGCCGTGCGACGGCTCGATTCCGAACCTTCTGGCGGATCAACGACTCGCTGCTGAACACGATCCTGTTCCTGCTGGTCGGTTTCACGGTCACGGAGCTCGGACACCTCGAACCGAACGGCGGCTGGGGGACGATCATCGCGTTCACCCTCGCGACCGTCGCCGCGGTCGTCGGCGTCCGCTTCGTCGTCGTGTGGTCGCTGCTCCTGGTCCTCCCGGTCCTGGGCGAGCGCGTCCGGCCCGGGATGGTCGCGCTTCTCAGTTGGGGCGGGTTGCGCGGCGGCATCCCGATCGCGCTCGCTCTCACGATCCCCGACTCCGGGCACGACGACGCTCTCCTGTTGATGGCGATCTCCGTCGTCGCCTTCTCGATCGTGGTCCAGGGGCTCACGATCGCACCGGTGGCGCGGCGGGTGATCGGGCCGGAGCCGAGCGAGGCCGTCGACGCCCAGGGCTGA
- a CDS encoding glutathione S-transferase family protein codes for MIDFYGYITTMTWRAGIALEELGLDYRYVSINLGTGEQRGPEHTARNPMQKVPVIVDDDPPGGGEPVSVFESGAILMYLAEKTGRLVPTDPSDRVEFWTWFFWVMNSYGPALSWPGAMFHTDPKYRILNEKEYCEETYQFFTNSSIEAHRKLDRRLEGRDFICDDFSITDIAAIGSTVPLLLHGVDDVESLPNLARWYRRMRARPAVQRGLALGEEARSNLPDYYAAALFDDGWQGRR; via the coding sequence ATGATCGATTTCTACGGCTACATCACGACCATGACCTGGCGGGCGGGGATCGCGCTCGAGGAGCTCGGCCTCGACTACCGCTACGTCTCGATCAACCTCGGAACGGGAGAGCAACGCGGCCCCGAGCACACGGCTCGGAACCCGATGCAGAAGGTGCCCGTGATCGTCGACGACGATCCGCCTGGCGGCGGCGAACCGGTCTCGGTCTTCGAGTCGGGAGCGATCCTGATGTACCTCGCCGAGAAGACCGGGCGACTCGTCCCGACCGATCCCAGCGATCGCGTGGAGTTCTGGACCTGGTTCTTCTGGGTCATGAACAGCTACGGCCCTGCGCTCAGCTGGCCGGGCGCGATGTTCCACACGGATCCGAAGTACCGGATCCTGAACGAGAAAGAGTATTGCGAAGAGACCTACCAGTTCTTCACGAACTCGAGCATCGAAGCCCACCGCAAGCTCGACCGACGTCTCGAGGGACGCGACTTCATCTGCGACGACTTCTCGATCACGGACATCGCGGCGATCGGCTCGACCGTGCCTCTCCTGCTCCATGGCGTCGACGACGTCGAGTCGCTGCCGAACCTGGCGCGCTGGTACCGGCGGATGCGGGCGCGACCGGCGGTCCAGCGCGGTCTCGCGCTCGGCGAAGAAGCGCGCTCGAACCTGCCCGACTACTACGCGGCGGCGCTCTTCGACGATGGCTGGCAGGGTCGGCGCTAG
- a CDS encoding multidrug efflux RND transporter permease subunit, giving the protein MAEFFVRRPIVAMVIAIVIVIIGLVALQSLPIAQYPDITPPMVNITATYTGANATNVEQSVATPIEQKVNGVEDMIYMKSINASDGKMSLEVSFEVGTDLDMANVLTQNRVSEAQAMLPDEVKRQGVTVKKKLSFPLLLITIDSPGGTWDDRFLANYTTINIIDEIARIQGVGLAEVFGGSSTEYAMRVWVRPAELAKLDLTISDLQNAIREQNVLVPAGQLGGPPAPRGTDFTYTVQTSGRFQTEEEFGSVVVRSNDDGSQVLLRDVARVELGSQAYMMRTRTNGRRTAVISIYQLPDANGLEVAQQVKETMARVSERFPEDMNYLISLDTTKPITAGIREIIVTLFQAIALVILVVFIFLQNFRSTLIPSLTVPVSLIGAFAVFPLLGFSVNTLSLLGLVLAIGTVVDDAIVVVEAVSTKMEGGLSPKQATIEAMREVSGPIVATSLALIAVFVPVAAMAGITGRLYQQFAITIAISVAISSINALTLSPALAASLLKPPGEQKGLFDRFFASFNKGFDIATERFMILTSFFTTKLVRAGVLVVALVVGLFLLFAVVPGGFVPEEDQGYVLGALIMPDAASLDRTEGVMKDLEAIAMENDAIENVVTIAGFSLVSQTVQPNSGFLFVQLKDWSERPDAEDHAKNVIRKLNAAFATRLNQGIAFAFGPPAIPGLGTGSGFSMMLQDRSGNPPEYLAEQVQKFTAAASARPEIDRASSLFRSSVPQVFLDIDEAKVLKLGVPLEEVNTSIGAFLGGAYVNDFNRFGRLYRVYIQAEPEYRTAADSLRFFYARNREGGMVPLSTFVSASRTLGAEYTNRFNLFRSAEIQGQAAPGYSSADALAALEEVADETLPEDLSYAWNAMSFQEKAAEGTGGIVFVMALVFVFLILAAQYESWSLPLSVLFGVPIAVFGAMGGLALSRLFSESYENNVFAQIGLVMLIGMSAKNAILIVEFAKMEVESGKGLVEAAMEAARQRFRPILMTAFSFILGVLPLLVASGAGAEARKVMGMTVFSGMLVATIVGVLVVPALFVFVERFISRSEASITPEGTAATAASPAPERGGAD; this is encoded by the coding sequence ATGGCCGAGTTCTTCGTCCGCCGGCCGATCGTCGCCATGGTCATCGCGATCGTGATCGTGATCATCGGCCTGGTCGCGCTCCAGAGCCTGCCGATCGCCCAGTACCCGGACATCACGCCGCCGATGGTCAACATCACGGCGACCTATACCGGAGCGAACGCCACGAACGTAGAGCAGTCCGTCGCGACCCCGATCGAACAGAAGGTCAACGGGGTCGAGGACATGATCTACATGAAGTCGATCAACGCGAGCGACGGGAAGATGTCGCTCGAGGTGTCCTTCGAGGTCGGAACCGACCTCGACATGGCGAACGTGCTGACGCAGAACCGCGTGTCCGAAGCCCAGGCGATGCTCCCCGACGAGGTGAAGCGCCAGGGCGTCACGGTCAAGAAGAAGCTCTCCTTTCCTCTCCTGCTGATCACGATCGATTCGCCCGGCGGCACCTGGGACGACCGCTTCCTCGCGAACTACACGACGATCAACATCATCGACGAGATCGCCCGGATCCAGGGTGTCGGGCTCGCCGAGGTCTTCGGCGGCAGCTCGACCGAGTACGCCATGCGCGTGTGGGTGCGCCCGGCGGAGCTGGCGAAGCTCGACCTGACGATCTCCGATCTCCAGAACGCGATCCGCGAGCAGAACGTGCTCGTCCCGGCCGGGCAGCTCGGAGGCCCCCCCGCACCGAGAGGCACGGACTTCACCTATACGGTCCAGACCTCGGGGCGCTTCCAGACCGAGGAGGAGTTCGGCTCGGTCGTCGTCCGCTCCAACGACGACGGGTCTCAGGTCCTGCTCCGCGACGTCGCACGGGTCGAGCTCGGCTCGCAGGCCTACATGATGCGCACGCGCACGAACGGCCGGCGCACCGCCGTCATCTCGATCTACCAGCTCCCCGACGCCAACGGTCTCGAGGTCGCCCAGCAGGTCAAGGAGACGATGGCCCGGGTCTCCGAGCGATTCCCGGAGGACATGAACTACCTGATCTCGCTCGACACGACGAAGCCGATCACCGCCGGCATCCGCGAGATCATCGTCACCCTCTTCCAGGCCATCGCCCTCGTCATCCTGGTGGTGTTCATCTTCCTCCAGAACTTCCGATCGACACTGATTCCGTCGCTGACCGTGCCGGTCTCGCTGATCGGCGCGTTCGCCGTCTTCCCCCTTCTCGGTTTCTCCGTCAACACCCTCTCCCTCCTCGGGCTCGTGCTCGCGATCGGCACGGTCGTCGACGACGCGATCGTGGTCGTCGAGGCCGTCTCCACGAAGATGGAGGGGGGACTCTCCCCGAAGCAGGCAACGATCGAGGCGATGCGCGAGGTCTCGGGACCGATCGTGGCGACGTCGCTCGCGCTGATCGCGGTCTTCGTTCCCGTCGCCGCGATGGCGGGGATCACGGGCCGGCTCTATCAGCAGTTCGCGATCACGATCGCGATCTCGGTCGCGATCTCGTCCATCAACGCGCTCACGCTCAGCCCCGCGCTCGCCGCGTCGCTACTCAAGCCGCCTGGCGAGCAGAAGGGCCTCTTCGATCGCTTCTTCGCGAGCTTCAACAAGGGCTTCGACATCGCGACCGAGCGGTTCATGATCCTGACGAGCTTCTTCACGACGAAGCTCGTTCGCGCGGGCGTGCTCGTCGTCGCGCTCGTCGTCGGACTCTTCCTCCTCTTCGCCGTCGTGCCCGGTGGCTTCGTTCCGGAGGAGGACCAGGGCTACGTGCTCGGGGCGCTGATCATGCCGGACGCGGCCTCCCTCGATCGGACCGAAGGGGTCATGAAGGACCTCGAAGCGATCGCGATGGAGAACGACGCGATCGAGAACGTCGTCACGATCGCGGGCTTCAGCCTCGTGTCCCAGACGGTCCAGCCGAACTCGGGCTTCCTCTTCGTCCAGCTCAAGGACTGGTCCGAACGACCGGACGCGGAGGACCACGCCAAGAACGTGATCCGGAAGCTGAACGCCGCTTTCGCGACCCGCCTCAACCAGGGCATTGCCTTCGCCTTCGGCCCGCCCGCCATCCCGGGTCTCGGCACGGGCTCCGGCTTCTCGATGATGCTCCAGGACCGCAGCGGCAACCCGCCCGAGTACCTCGCCGAGCAGGTCCAGAAGTTCACGGCGGCCGCCAGCGCACGACCCGAGATCGATCGCGCTTCGAGCCTCTTCCGATCGAGCGTCCCGCAGGTCTTCCTGGACATCGACGAGGCCAAGGTCCTGAAGCTCGGCGTCCCGCTCGAGGAGGTGAATACCTCGATCGGCGCGTTCCTGGGCGGAGCCTACGTGAACGACTTCAACCGCTTCGGGCGGCTCTATCGCGTCTACATCCAGGCCGAGCCCGAGTATCGGACGGCCGCGGACTCGCTCCGCTTCTTCTACGCGCGCAATCGCGAAGGAGGCATGGTCCCGCTCTCGACCTTCGTCTCGGCGAGCCGCACGCTCGGGGCCGAGTACACCAATCGCTTCAACCTGTTCCGCTCGGCGGAGATCCAGGGCCAGGCCGCCCCGGGCTACAGCTCGGCCGACGCCCTCGCCGCCCTCGAAGAGGTTGCGGACGAGACGCTCCCCGAAGATCTCTCCTACGCCTGGAACGCGATGAGCTTCCAGGAAAAGGCCGCCGAGGGGACGGGCGGCATCGTCTTCGTGATGGCCCTCGTCTTCGTGTTCCTGATCCTGGCGGCCCAATACGAGAGCTGGTCGCTTCCGCTCTCGGTGTTGTTCGGCGTGCCGATCGCGGTCTTCGGCGCGATGGGCGGACTCGCGCTGTCGAGGCTGTTCAGCGAGAGCTACGAGAACAACGTCTTCGCCCAGATCGGGCTCGTGATGTTGATCGGCATGTCCGCGAAGAACGCGATCCTGATCGTCGAGTTCGCGAAGATGGAGGTGGAGTCCGGCAAGGGCCTGGTCGAGGCGGCCATGGAGGCGGCGCGCCAGCGCTTCCGCCCCATCCTGATGACCGCGTTCTCTTTCATCCTCGGCGTCCTTCCTCTCCTGGTCGCGAGCGGGGCTGGCGCCGAGGCCCGCAAGGTCATGGGCATGACGGTCTTCAGCGGCATGCTGGTCGCGACGATCGTCGGCGTGCTCGTCGTCCCCGCGCTCTTCGTCTTCGTCGAGCGGTTCATCTCGCGGAGCGAGGCGTCGATCACGCCCGAAGGCACCGCCGCGACCGCAGCGTCGCCGGCGCCCGAACGTGGCGGGGCGGACTGA
- a CDS encoding MAPEG family protein: MTVLEESLSLSPYEPAVLAFAVLCMAVMVQAFLTAPLGFLKEEQAPGMPLRGDHDMFSFRVLRTYANSVENLPAFGFSLLLAILVGVSAAAVNWLAAIHVASRLAFWAVYYSGVGKVAGGPRTITYVAGALSNLVLTGMVLYTLVS; encoded by the coding sequence ATGACCGTCCTCGAAGAATCGCTCAGCCTCTCCCCCTACGAGCCTGCGGTCCTCGCCTTCGCGGTGCTGTGCATGGCCGTCATGGTCCAGGCCTTCCTGACGGCGCCGCTCGGATTCCTGAAGGAGGAGCAGGCGCCCGGCATGCCGCTTCGAGGCGACCACGACATGTTCAGCTTTCGCGTCCTGCGGACGTACGCGAATTCGGTCGAGAACCTGCCCGCGTTCGGGTTCTCGCTCCTCCTCGCGATCCTCGTCGGCGTGTCCGCGGCGGCGGTGAATTGGCTGGCGGCCATCCATGTCGCTTCCCGGCTCGCCTTCTGGGCGGTCTACTACAGCGGGGTCGGGAAGGTGGCAGGCGGTCCGCGCACGATCACCTACGTCGCGGGGGCGCTCTCCAACCTCGTGCTGACCGGGATGGTGCTCTACACCCTGGTCAGCTGA
- a CDS encoding efflux RND transporter periplasmic adaptor subunit: MACDSAAPPAPPLLEIQVARVVQRDQPIEMVMVGETLGSADVPVRTRVEGELLGMHFLEGRDVEQNQLLYTIDPEPYEARVVEAEGALAEAITHLAKAKADLDRVRPLAELNAVSQSDLDSAVAQYEAALGSRQSAQARVEQEQIQLGYTRIHSPISGRIGISEAQTGEFVGRSPNPVVLNFVSQTDPIRVRFSIDERTYLRLARRLRELAKSTGEESNMSEGLELTLADGSVHPHPGFVVGADAAVDPKTGTFTFEADFANPEAFVLAGQFARIRAVAETREGALLVPRIAISELQGDFRIFVVGADGQVEMRSVELGPEIDRLRLVRSGIGPGELVALDFIKLRPGMTVKPRIVSVGDDGTIVEGTPGEAGSATLSDGDSAKQAG; the protein is encoded by the coding sequence GTGGCCTGCGATTCCGCCGCACCCCCCGCGCCGCCGCTCCTGGAGATCCAGGTCGCGCGTGTCGTCCAGCGGGATCAACCGATCGAAATGGTCATGGTGGGCGAGACCCTCGGCTCGGCCGACGTCCCCGTCCGCACGCGCGTCGAGGGCGAGCTCCTGGGGATGCACTTCCTCGAAGGACGCGACGTCGAGCAGAACCAGCTTCTCTACACGATCGACCCCGAGCCCTACGAGGCCAGAGTGGTCGAGGCCGAGGGCGCGCTCGCCGAGGCCATCACCCATCTCGCCAAGGCGAAAGCCGATCTCGATCGGGTCCGACCGCTCGCCGAGCTGAACGCCGTGAGCCAGTCGGACCTGGACAGCGCCGTCGCCCAGTACGAGGCCGCGCTCGGAAGTCGACAGTCCGCGCAGGCCAGGGTCGAGCAGGAGCAGATCCAGCTCGGCTACACGCGCATCCATTCGCCGATCAGCGGTCGGATCGGGATCTCGGAAGCCCAGACAGGCGAGTTCGTCGGGCGCTCCCCGAACCCCGTGGTGCTGAACTTCGTCTCCCAGACCGACCCGATTCGCGTGCGCTTCTCGATCGACGAGCGCACCTACCTTCGCCTGGCGCGGCGCCTGCGCGAGCTGGCGAAGAGCACGGGCGAAGAGTCGAACATGAGCGAGGGGCTCGAGCTGACCCTCGCGGACGGCTCCGTCCATCCCCATCCCGGCTTCGTCGTCGGCGCCGACGCCGCGGTCGACCCGAAGACGGGCACGTTCACCTTCGAGGCCGACTTCGCCAACCCGGAAGCCTTCGTGCTGGCGGGGCAGTTCGCCCGTATCCGGGCGGTCGCCGAGACCCGCGAGGGCGCCCTCCTCGTACCGAGGATCGCGATCAGCGAGCTCCAGGGCGATTTCCGGATCTTCGTCGTCGGCGCGGACGGCCAGGTGGAGATGCGGTCGGTCGAGCTCGGACCGGAGATCGATCGCCTTCGCCTCGTCCGGTCCGGTATCGGCCCCGGAGAGCTCGTGGCCCTCGACTTCATCAAGCTTCGACCCGGCATGACCGTCAAGCCCCGGATCGTGTCGGTCGGGGACGACGGCACGATCGTCGAGGGGACTCCCGGAGAGGCAGGCTCCGCGACTCTCTCCGACGGAGACTCCGCGAAGCAGGCAGGCTGA
- a CDS encoding TetR/AcrR family transcriptional regulator, producing the protein MPYSKGHKKQTRDRIVEAARVLFNRHGFESVTIDQVMESAGLTRGGFYNHFRSKEHLYGEAVISFLAGRGRQWRDEAGVDAGDPGPEESRRMIASYLSSEHLGDLDGQCPMIALPSDVARAGPEVRASYEVLLKAMVGLFEQSLRAKKVRPAARRQRARALAALCVGGMVLARTLPDSAFADEVRAAALETADALA; encoded by the coding sequence ATGCCCTACAGCAAGGGACACAAGAAGCAGACCCGGGACCGGATCGTCGAGGCGGCGCGCGTGCTCTTCAATCGACACGGTTTCGAGAGCGTCACGATCGACCAGGTGATGGAGTCGGCGGGGCTCACGCGGGGCGGTTTCTACAACCACTTCCGAAGCAAGGAGCATCTCTACGGAGAGGCCGTGATCAGCTTCCTCGCCGGTCGCGGCAGGCAATGGCGCGACGAGGCGGGGGTGGATGCCGGAGATCCCGGACCCGAAGAGTCTCGACGGATGATCGCGAGCTACCTCTCGTCGGAGCATCTCGGCGATCTCGACGGTCAGTGTCCGATGATCGCGCTTCCCTCCGACGTCGCGCGGGCGGGTCCCGAGGTGCGAGCCTCCTACGAGGTCCTGTTGAAGGCGATGGTCGGCCTCTTCGAGCAGAGCCTGCGGGCAAAGAAGGTCCGACCGGCGGCGCGACGACAGCGCGCCCGGGCACTGGCAGCGCTCTGCGTCGGGGGGATGGTGCTCGCTCGGACGTTGCCGGATTCGGCGTTCGCGGACGAGGTCCGCGCGGCGGCGCTGGAGACAGCCGACGCGCTGGCGTGA
- a CDS encoding universal stress protein, which yields MSSVHLSESSLPTVRSVAHFTDFSDGDEVAFAHALAIALVQRASLTILHAGADRGADWSGFPAVRSVLERWKLLEPGSRPSDVFERLGVRVEKALLKKESKRAMLTYVEDERPDLLVFSTARRRGFPAFLHPSKSQTIARRSRTLTLFVGVGVRPFVSPEDGHLSLRRILVPIDRTPDATQAIVAATRAASGYGDLPVEITLLHVGEGTLPPYPRPESADWIWRDELRRGDIIEEILEEAEANESDLIVTATDGRNGVLDALRGSFTERIVAGAPCPVLAVPAPT from the coding sequence ATGTCCTCTGTTCACCTGTCCGAGTCGTCGCTGCCCACCGTTCGGTCGGTCGCGCACTTCACGGACTTCTCCGACGGGGACGAGGTCGCCTTCGCGCACGCCCTCGCGATCGCGCTCGTGCAAAGGGCGAGCCTGACGATCCTGCACGCGGGGGCGGACCGGGGCGCGGACTGGTCCGGATTTCCGGCCGTGCGCAGCGTCCTGGAGCGATGGAAGCTGCTCGAGCCGGGCTCCCGCCCCTCGGACGTCTTCGAGCGGCTGGGCGTTCGCGTCGAGAAGGCCCTCCTGAAGAAAGAATCGAAGCGGGCGATGCTCACGTACGTCGAAGACGAGCGTCCCGACCTGCTCGTGTTCTCGACCGCGCGACGCAGGGGCTTTCCCGCCTTCCTCCACCCGTCGAAGTCCCAGACGATCGCCCGGCGATCGCGCACCTTGACCCTCTTCGTCGGCGTCGGCGTGCGACCTTTCGTATCGCCCGAAGACGGACACCTCTCGCTCCGCCGGATCCTGGTCCCGATCGACCGGACCCCGGACGCGACCCAGGCGATCGTCGCCGCAACCCGTGCGGCGAGCGGCTACGGCGATCTGCCCGTCGAGATCACGCTGCTCCATGTCGGCGAAGGCACGCTGCCCCCGTACCCGCGTCCGGAGAGCGCAGACTGGATCTGGCGCGACGAGCTTCGTCGGGGCGACATCATCGAGGAGATCCTCGAAGAGGCGGAGGCCAACGAGAGCGACCTGATCGTGACGGCCACCGACGGCCGCAACGGCGTCCTCGACGCGCTCCGGGGCAGCTTCACCGAGCGGATCGTGGCGGGCGCGCCCTGCCCCGTACTCGCCGTCCCCGCACCGACCTGA
- a CDS encoding antibiotic biosynthesis monooxygenase — protein MDKRTMMGSFECKEGQAAAMESVLREMVEAARDEPGCEIYSYHRGEGDTFWFFALMSDEDAMQVHGQSEAMKAAMAAFMPLVAGPPRMSGSVPIAAIGLDL, from the coding sequence ATGGACAAGCGAACGATGATGGGCTCCTTCGAGTGCAAGGAAGGCCAGGCCGCGGCGATGGAATCGGTGCTGCGCGAAATGGTGGAGGCCGCGCGAGACGAGCCCGGATGCGAGATCTACTCCTACCACCGGGGAGAAGGCGACACCTTCTGGTTCTTCGCGCTCATGAGCGACGAGGATGCGATGCAGGTCCACGGACAGAGCGAGGCCATGAAGGCGGCGATGGCGGCCTTCATGCCTCTGGTCGCCGGTCCGCCCCGCATGTCGGGGAGCGTGCCGATCGCGGCGATCGGGCTCGACCTCTGA
- a CDS encoding formamidopyrimidine DNA glycosylase: protein MPEGDTVHKIAARFRSTIEGRRLESLWLSDRGPVEDLEGARLADVSAVGKHLVIALGSRDDVPHETVASWYLHVHLGMWGRWHRYAPGDRWSRAPSDARIRLGVDGAEWVCFRAARAELLRRVDLETHPSITHLGPDLLDHRFDLARIIARAEAAENETVSDLLLDQRVACGIGNVYRNETLFLESLSPATPVTALDRETLRRLYRRARTLMRANLGGWRRTTTRAVSKAAPLRLGEPRAWVYDRAERPCLRCRTPIRSARLGDQARATYWCPRCQDGRFRLP, encoded by the coding sequence GTGCCCGAGGGCGATACCGTCCATAAGATCGCCGCGCGGTTCCGCAGCACGATCGAAGGCCGTCGCCTCGAATCGCTCTGGCTCTCGGATCGCGGCCCGGTCGAGGACCTCGAGGGCGCCCGGCTGGCGGACGTGTCTGCCGTCGGCAAACACCTGGTGATCGCGCTCGGCTCGCGCGATGACGTCCCCCACGAGACCGTGGCGAGCTGGTACCTCCACGTCCATCTGGGCATGTGGGGCCGTTGGCATCGCTACGCGCCCGGGGACCGCTGGTCGCGGGCGCCTTCCGACGCGCGGATCCGGCTGGGCGTCGACGGCGCCGAGTGGGTCTGCTTCCGCGCCGCCCGTGCGGAGCTGCTCCGCCGGGTCGATCTCGAGACCCATCCCTCGATCACGCATCTCGGGCCCGACCTGCTCGACCACCGTTTCGATCTGGCACGGATCATCGCGCGCGCGGAGGCCGCGGAGAACGAGACGGTCTCCGATCTCCTGCTCGACCAACGCGTCGCCTGCGGGATCGGCAACGTCTACCGCAACGAGACCCTCTTCCTCGAGAGTCTCTCTCCGGCGACGCCGGTCACGGCGTTGGATCGCGAGACGCTCCGTCGACTCTATCGCCGGGCGAGGACGCTCATGCGCGCGAATCTCGGCGGCTGGCGGCGAACCACGACGCGCGCCGTTTCGAAGGCGGCGCCGCTTCGGCTCGGCGAGCCGCGGGCCTGGGTCTACGACCGGGCGGAGCGCCCTTGTCTTCGCTGTCGCACGCCGATCCGCTCGGCGCGACTCGGCGACCAGGCGCGCGCGACCTACTGGTGCCCGCGCTGCCAGGACGGGCGATTCCGACTACCGTGA